In the Rhodospirillaceae bacterium genome, one interval contains:
- a CDS encoding enoyl-CoA hydratase — MAYENILVETRGHVGLITLNRPKALNALSEGLVADLGQALDGFEEDDNIRAVVITGSEKAFAAGADIKEMADKSFVDSYVGDFITKGWERITTCRKPIIAAVAGYALGGGCEVAMMCDIILAADTAKFGQPEITLGIIPGAGGTQRLTRAVGKAKAMDMVLTGRQMDAGEAERVGLVSRVIPADNLLDEAIKAASRIADMSLPSVMMAKESVNRSFESSLAEGIRFERRMFHATFALEDQKEGMAAFVDKRQPTFKHR; from the coding sequence ATGGCTTACGAAAACATCTTAGTAGAAACCCGGGGTCACGTTGGACTTATCACCCTCAATCGGCCAAAAGCGTTGAATGCCTTGTCCGAGGGCTTGGTGGCCGATCTTGGTCAGGCTCTTGATGGTTTCGAAGAGGATGACAATATCCGCGCGGTGGTCATCACCGGCAGTGAAAAAGCTTTTGCAGCCGGTGCAGACATCAAAGAGATGGCCGACAAATCTTTTGTCGATAGTTATGTCGGCGATTTCATCACCAAAGGCTGGGAACGAATCACCACCTGCCGCAAGCCAATCATTGCCGCTGTGGCCGGATACGCTTTGGGCGGCGGCTGTGAAGTGGCCATGATGTGCGATATTATTCTGGCGGCAGATACCGCCAAGTTCGGTCAGCCGGAAATCACGCTCGGCATTATTCCTGGTGCCGGTGGCACCCAGCGCCTCACCCGCGCCGTCGGCAAGGCCAAGGCCATGGATATGGTGCTCACCGGTCGTCAAATGGACGCGGGTGAAGCCGAACGTGTTGGCTTGGTCAGTCGCGTTATTCCTGCGGATAATCTGCTGGACGAAGCCATTAAAGCCGCCAGCCGGATCGCCGATATGTCACTGCCGTCGGTCATGATGGCGAAGGAATCTGTTAACCGGTCCTTCGAGTCTTCTTTGGCCGAAGGAATCCGATTCGAACGCCGGATGTTCCATGCCACCTTCGCGCTGGAAGACCAGAAAGAAGGCATGGCGGCCTTTGTTGATAAGCGCCAGCCGACCTTCAAACACCGCTAA
- the ubiE gene encoding bifunctional demethylmenaquinone methyltransferase/2-methoxy-6-polyprenyl-1,4-benzoquinol methylase UbiE has protein sequence MSALENQTPEEATHFGFETVPVAAKAGRVRAVFDAVAPKYDLMNDLMSGGVHRLWKNAMVDWLAPKTGWSTIDVAGGTGDIAFRIRDRMGNANAPGKVTVCDINQAMLEQGRDRALDQGRLHGLDWAVGNAESLPFPDMHFDAYTIAFGLRNVTNIQQALNEARRVLKPGGRFLCLEFSQVVVPGLDKAYDAYSFSILPRLGQAVAGDGSAYRYLAESIRKFPTQEPLKEMMADAELGCTSYRNLAGGIAALHSGWRL, from the coding sequence ATGAGTGCTCTTGAAAATCAAACGCCAGAAGAGGCCACGCATTTTGGCTTCGAGACCGTGCCCGTTGCCGCCAAAGCCGGACGGGTGCGCGCGGTGTTCGATGCCGTGGCCCCCAAATACGACCTGATGAACGATCTGATGAGCGGCGGCGTGCACCGGTTGTGGAAAAACGCCATGGTCGACTGGTTGGCCCCGAAAACAGGGTGGTCCACCATTGATGTGGCGGGTGGCACCGGCGATATCGCTTTTCGGATTCGCGACCGCATGGGCAATGCCAATGCGCCCGGAAAAGTGACCGTCTGCGACATCAATCAGGCGATGCTGGAACAGGGCCGGGACCGGGCCTTGGACCAAGGCCGCTTGCACGGCCTGGACTGGGCGGTCGGCAATGCCGAGTCTCTGCCTTTTCCCGACATGCATTTCGATGCCTACACAATTGCGTTTGGTCTGCGGAACGTGACCAATATTCAGCAGGCGCTGAATGAAGCGCGGCGTGTGTTAAAACCCGGTGGTCGTTTTTTGTGCCTGGAATTCAGTCAGGTTGTGGTCCCCGGCTTGGACAAAGCGTATGACGCCTATTCTTTTAGTATTCTACCGCGCCTGGGGCAGGCCGTGGCCGGAGACGGCAGCGCGTACCGGTATCTGGCCGAGAGCATTCGAAAATTTCCAACGCAGGAACCGCTTAAAGAGATGATGGCAGACGCAGAACTGGGCTGCACGTCTTATCGCAATCTGGCCGGTGGCATTGCCGCCCTGCATTCAGGATGGCGGCTGTAA
- the coaBC gene encoding bifunctional phosphopantothenoylcysteine decarboxylase/phosphopantothenate--cysteine ligase CoaBC, translated as MTGKTESVLENRRILLIVSGGIAAVKVPDLIRRLRERGAHVRCILTEAGAQFVTPMSLAALSGDKVFQELFSLTDESEMGHINLSREADVVLVAPATANIMAKLAHGLADDLATTALLATDKPVILVPSMNVMMWTHPATQSNLSTLQERGVTIVGPGAGDLACGEVGNGRMAEVPDIIAALSQHFQTHEGQGALTGYSALVTSGPTHEPIDPVRYIANRSSGKQGHAIAAALADLGAKVTLVTGPTTLADPDGVTVKSVQTAAQMHKTCLAARPFDIAVCAAAVADWRVSGAGTSKMKKTGDGPPALVLTENPDILAALSEKTDARAKLVIGFAAETENVIENGTKKRASKNCDWIVANDVSGGFGSDSNTVHIITEDGVDSWPTLRKQAVAERLAARIAEHFNTPS; from the coding sequence ATGACTGGAAAGACAGAGTCCGTGCTTGAGAACCGCCGCATCCTGTTAATCGTTTCTGGTGGCATTGCCGCCGTAAAGGTGCCCGATTTGATTCGCCGTCTGCGCGAACGCGGTGCCCACGTGCGGTGCATTCTCACAGAGGCCGGTGCCCAATTTGTCACGCCCATGAGTTTGGCCGCGCTGTCCGGTGACAAGGTGTTTCAAGAATTGTTCTCTCTGACCGACGAAAGTGAGATGGGGCACATCAACCTCAGTCGGGAGGCCGACGTGGTGCTTGTCGCCCCGGCGACCGCCAACATTATGGCCAAGCTGGCCCATGGTCTGGCCGACGACCTGGCCACCACCGCGCTGCTGGCCACCGACAAGCCAGTGATATTGGTCCCGTCGATGAATGTGATGATGTGGACCCACCCGGCCACGCAATCCAACTTGAGCACTTTACAAGAACGCGGCGTGACCATCGTTGGTCCTGGGGCCGGTGATTTGGCCTGCGGCGAAGTGGGCAATGGGCGTATGGCTGAAGTGCCCGATATCATCGCCGCATTGAGCCAGCACTTTCAGACCCATGAGGGCCAGGGAGCGCTCACAGGATACTCAGCCCTGGTGACCAGTGGACCGACCCACGAGCCGATTGATCCAGTGCGCTACATTGCCAACAGATCCTCCGGCAAGCAGGGACATGCTATTGCCGCAGCGTTGGCTGACCTCGGCGCAAAAGTCACGCTGGTGACCGGCCCGACAACGTTGGCTGATCCGGACGGCGTAACCGTGAAATCTGTGCAGACGGCCGCGCAGATGCATAAGACATGCTTGGCCGCACGCCCCTTCGATATTGCCGTGTGCGCCGCCGCCGTGGCGGACTGGCGTGTCAGCGGTGCGGGCACATCAAAAATGAAAAAGACGGGCGATGGACCACCGGCGCTTGTGCTAACCGAAAACCCGGACATTTTGGCCGCGCTGTCAGAGAAGACTGATGCGCGTGCAAAACTGGTGATTGGCTTTGCGGCAGAAACTGAAAACGTGATCGAGAACGGCACCAAAAAGCGGGCCTCCAAAAACTGCGATTGGATTGTCGCCAACGATGTGTCTGGCGGTTTCGGCAGCGACAGCAACACGGTTCATATTATTACGGAAGATGGCGTCGACAGCTGGCCGACCCTGCGCAAGCAAGCGGTGGCCGAGCGCCTGGCCGCGCGCATCGCCGAACATTTTAACACCCCCTCCTAA
- the mutM gene encoding bifunctional DNA-formamidopyrimidine glycosylase/DNA-(apurinic or apyrimidinic site) lyase: MPELPEVETTCRGLANVFDGRRLTAVQVRRPNMRIPFPKNLAQSLTGRRIEQVTRQAKYICIYLDDGTVALAHLGMSGRMTITDPSAVPGRHDHVVFDTDDGVRVFFNDPRRFGLLTLTTAATLLQHKLLARLGPDPLTDAFTPDVLSAALKGKGTTIKAALLDQRVVAGLGNIYVCEALFRAGISPRRKASSVAGKRTQRLVPLIKDVLTEAIAAGGSTLRDYAQPSGELGYFKFSWNVYGREGEQCKCDPDGKDGITVKRIVQAGRSTFFCSRCQR; encoded by the coding sequence ATGCCGGAGTTGCCCGAAGTTGAAACCACCTGTCGTGGCCTCGCGAACGTCTTTGACGGACGCCGCCTTACGGCTGTTCAGGTGCGGCGGCCCAACATGCGAATCCCATTTCCCAAAAACCTGGCGCAATCGCTCACCGGTCGCCGAATCGAGCAGGTCACACGTCAGGCCAAATATATTTGCATCTATTTGGATGATGGCACTGTAGCGCTGGCCCATCTCGGTATGTCCGGGCGCATGACCATCACAGATCCCTCTGCGGTCCCCGGGCGCCATGATCATGTCGTGTTTGATACGGATGATGGCGTTCGCGTGTTTTTCAATGACCCACGGCGCTTTGGTCTTTTAACCCTCACCACGGCCGCAACACTGTTGCAGCATAAATTGCTCGCACGCCTGGGGCCTGATCCCCTGACAGACGCCTTCACGCCTGATGTTTTGTCCGCGGCGTTGAAGGGTAAGGGCACAACCATCAAAGCCGCCTTGCTGGATCAAAGGGTGGTGGCCGGATTGGGGAATATCTATGTCTGCGAGGCTTTGTTCCGGGCGGGCATTTCCCCACGCCGCAAAGCCAGCAGTGTGGCGGGCAAGCGCACCCAGCGTCTGGTGCCGTTGATCAAGGATGTCTTGACTGAGGCCATCGCGGCGGGCGGATCGACCTTGCGGGATTACGCTCAGCCATCGGGCGAATTGGGGTATTTTAAATTCAGTTGGAATGTCTATGGCCGTGAAGGTGAACAGTGTAAATGCGATCCAGACGGCAAAGACGGTATAACGGTGAAGCGGATTGTTCAGGCGGGCCGCTCAACGTTTTTTTGTTCAAGATGTCAAAGATAA
- the dnaA gene encoding chromosomal replication initiator protein DnaA, with amino-acid sequence MKRGEVGTSGHAEWNRVKLRLKNEFGESAFKSWVNPIEFDGLKDGAVNLKVSTRFMRDWVLTHYADRIRTLWSGENPDVRRVLVDVDVPSEGQPCLNTAEVARVSPKHVLTNTTTAAGGDVLADSLSAPLDARYTFDNFVVGKPNEFAYAAAQRVADSDHVSFNPLFLYGGVGLGKTHLMHAIAWQIRLRSPQRRVVYLSAEKFMYSFVRALRNHDTVSFKEQFRSADVLMIDDVQFISGKDSTQEEFFHTFNALVDQGRQIVLSADKSPSDLEEIGDRLRSRLSSGLVADLHPTTFELRLGILDAKAEQLGVAVPQKVKEFLAHRITSNVRELEGALTRLSANVQLVGGEISLELAHTLLHDLLRAHDRRVTMDEIQKRVAEHFQIRLSDMSSARRSRTVARPRQIAMYLAKQLTSRSLPEIGRAFGGRDHTTVIHAVRKVEELMKADSAFAEDVDLLTRMLES; translated from the coding sequence GTGAAACGAGGGGAAGTTGGAACATCGGGGCACGCGGAATGGAACCGCGTCAAACTTCGTTTAAAAAACGAGTTTGGAGAATCGGCTTTTAAAAGTTGGGTTAATCCCATCGAGTTCGACGGCCTTAAAGACGGCGCCGTAAACCTGAAAGTCTCCACCCGTTTCATGCGTGATTGGGTGCTCACCCATTACGCAGATCGTATCCGCACATTATGGAGCGGGGAGAACCCGGATGTGCGTCGTGTTCTTGTTGATGTTGATGTGCCGTCTGAAGGGCAACCCTGTCTGAATACGGCAGAGGTCGCGCGCGTTTCGCCCAAGCACGTTCTCACAAACACAACCACGGCCGCTGGCGGCGATGTGCTGGCGGATTCTCTGTCAGCGCCGCTAGACGCGCGCTACACCTTTGATAACTTTGTGGTGGGTAAGCCGAACGAATTTGCCTATGCGGCGGCGCAGCGTGTTGCCGATTCTGATCATGTCAGTTTCAATCCGCTGTTCCTCTACGGCGGTGTCGGCTTGGGCAAGACCCATCTGATGCACGCCATTGCCTGGCAGATTCGTCTGCGCTCACCGCAGCGCCGTGTGGTGTATCTGTCGGCTGAGAAATTCATGTACAGTTTTGTGCGGGCGCTCAGAAATCACGATACCGTTTCCTTTAAAGAACAGTTCCGCTCGGCCGACGTTTTGATGATTGATGATGTGCAATTCATCTCCGGCAAAGACTCCACCCAGGAAGAATTTTTCCACACCTTTAATGCCTTGGTTGATCAAGGCCGTCAGATTGTTTTGTCGGCGGATAAGTCGCCTTCAGATCTGGAAGAAATCGGAGACCGTTTACGGTCTCGTCTGTCCTCAGGTTTGGTGGCCGATCTTCACCCCACCACCTTCGAACTGCGTCTTGGCATTTTGGATGCCAAAGCCGAGCAGTTGGGTGTGGCTGTGCCGCAGAAGGTGAAAGAATTTCTGGCCCATCGCATTACCTCTAATGTGCGGGAACTCGAAGGGGCCCTCACGCGGTTAAGTGCCAACGTGCAGTTGGTTGGCGGAGAAATCTCTTTGGAGCTCGCGCATACCCTCTTGCACGATCTTCTCAGGGCCCATGACCGTCGAGTCACCATGGATGAAATTCAAAAACGTGTCGCGGAGCATTTTCAAATTCGTTTATCAGATATGAGTTCAGCTCGGCGGTCGCGCACCGTGGCCCGGCCGCGGCAAATCGCAATGTATTTGGCCAAGCAGCTTACCTCGCGCTCTCTGCCGGAAATCGGGCGCGCGTTTGGCGGGCGGGACCACACCACCGTTATTCATGCCGTGCGCAAAGTGGAAGAACTCATGAAGGCAGATTCAGCCTTTGCCGAGGATGTGGATCTGTTGACCCGGATGCTCGAGAGTTAA
- the rpsT gene encoding 30S ribosomal protein S20, protein MAHHASAKKRIRRNAHRFEINHARIGRIRTYVKQVETAIQSGDKSAAQEAFKKAMPELMRGKSKGLLHANTVSRKISRLNARIKALSV, encoded by the coding sequence ATGGCCCATCATGCTTCGGCCAAGAAGAGAATTCGCCGCAACGCCCACCGTTTTGAGATCAACCATGCCCGCATCGGTCGTATTCGCACCTATGTGAAGCAAGTTGAAACCGCCATTCAATCTGGTGACAAATCTGCGGCGCAGGAAGCTTTCAAAAAGGCCATGCCTGAACTGATGCGCGGCAAGAGCAAAGGTCTATTGCACGCCAACACGGTGTCGCGGAAAATTTCCCGGCTCAATGCGCGCATCAAAGCGCTTTCCGTTTAA
- the dut gene encoding dUTP diphosphatase, whose amino-acid sequence MTNTHSIAVAVKRLPHGADLPLPAYQTDEAAGMDLYAAIDAPITLDPQEKTMVATGLAIALPSGFEAQVRPRSGLAAKHGVTVLNSPGTIDADYRGEVKVILINHGPEPFVITRGERIAQMLVAPVTRAILDVVDELPETVRGASGFGSTGRG is encoded by the coding sequence ATGACCAACACGCATTCCATCGCCGTTGCCGTTAAACGTCTGCCCCACGGCGCAGACCTGCCGCTGCCCGCCTATCAAACCGATGAGGCCGCCGGGATGGATTTATATGCCGCGATTGACGCCCCCATTACGCTGGACCCGCAAGAGAAAACCATGGTGGCCACTGGTCTGGCGATTGCCCTGCCATCGGGCTTTGAAGCGCAAGTGCGGCCAAGATCGGGCCTGGCCGCGAAGCACGGCGTGACTGTTCTCAACAGTCCGGGCACCATTGATGCGGATTATCGCGGCGAAGTGAAAGTGATTCTGATCAACCATGGCCCGGAGCCCTTTGTGATTACGCGCGGCGAACGCATCGCGCAAATGCTGGTCGCCCCCGTGACACGGGCTATTCTGGACGTCGTCGACGAATTGCCTGAAACCGTGCGCGGCGCAAGCGGCTTTGGCTCCACCGGTCGCGGTTAA
- the ubiB gene encoding 2-polyprenylphenol 6-hydroxylase: protein MIRFFRNFTRLIGISRTLARHDALFLLDGYAIGRAVASAVRLTAKPDPKLKNLRPGQRLAAALTSLGPTFIKLGQTLSTRPDLLGQSVTDDLTGLQDRLPPFAFADVKRALAADFDGGMDALFESINPEPVAAASIAQVHFATTTEGDEVAVKILRPGIREAFHTDLDLLYWLAETVESTQPRLRRLKPVETVRAFEQAVHIEMDLRFEAAAAEELRENFADEPRFRVPKIDWQRTSEHVLTLERVSGARVDQPRDVEALGLEPVDLVKTSAEVFFSMVFHHGFFHADMHPGNLFVSDDGTLIAIDFGIMGRIDAPTRRRLGEMLLGFLTRDYTRVAEVHIEAGYVPANKDVGAFAQACRSIAEPILGKPLSEISLARLLGQLFQITETFDMETQPQLLLLQKSMLLAEGVGRVLAPNVNMWELARPLIEDWMVKELGPEGKLRDVVSDTTTTLAKLPRLIDSVDAAAAQIRRQGLKLDPETAAAIRGRAPGRSRINWWPWAIAAVAVLLWVSG, encoded by the coding sequence ATGATTCGCTTCTTTCGCAACTTCACCCGCCTGATTGGCATTAGCAGAACGCTGGCCCGGCACGATGCCCTGTTTCTGCTGGATGGATATGCCATTGGTCGTGCTGTTGCCTCGGCAGTCCGGCTAACCGCAAAACCGGACCCAAAACTAAAAAACCTGCGACCGGGACAGCGCCTAGCGGCGGCGCTGACCTCTCTCGGGCCGACATTTATTAAACTGGGGCAAACCCTGTCTACGCGCCCTGACCTGTTGGGCCAAAGCGTGACCGACGACCTGACAGGATTGCAGGACCGTCTGCCGCCCTTTGCCTTCGCAGACGTCAAACGCGCCCTCGCGGCTGATTTTGATGGCGGCATGGACGCCCTGTTTGAGTCGATTAACCCTGAACCCGTTGCCGCCGCGTCCATTGCCCAGGTGCATTTTGCGACCACCACTGAAGGCGACGAGGTTGCGGTTAAAATTCTGCGGCCCGGAATTCGAGAAGCCTTTCATACGGATCTCGACCTGTTGTACTGGCTGGCCGAGACCGTTGAGAGTACGCAACCCAGGCTGCGCCGCCTGAAACCGGTTGAAACGGTGCGCGCCTTTGAACAGGCTGTGCATATTGAAATGGACCTGCGGTTCGAAGCCGCCGCCGCCGAAGAACTGCGCGAAAATTTTGCCGACGAACCCCGGTTCCGGGTGCCGAAGATTGATTGGCAACGCACCTCTGAACATGTGCTGACGCTGGAGCGGGTGTCCGGGGCGCGGGTTGATCAACCGCGCGATGTGGAAGCCCTAGGGCTTGAGCCGGTCGATCTGGTGAAAACCTCCGCGGAAGTGTTTTTCAGCATGGTCTTTCATCACGGCTTTTTTCATGCCGATATGCACCCGGGAAATCTGTTTGTGTCGGACGACGGCACGCTGATCGCCATCGACTTCGGCATTATGGGCCGGATCGACGCTCCGACTCGCAGACGCCTGGGCGAGATGCTGTTGGGCTTTCTAACCCGGGACTACACCCGGGTGGCTGAAGTTCATATTGAAGCGGGCTATGTGCCGGCCAACAAAGATGTGGGCGCGTTTGCACAGGCTTGTCGCTCCATCGCCGAACCCATTCTGGGCAAGCCCCTGAGCGAGATTTCTCTTGCCCGCCTGTTGGGCCAGTTGTTTCAGATTACCGAGACCTTTGACATGGAGACCCAGCCGCAATTGCTGTTGCTTCAAAAGAGCATGCTGCTGGCCGAAGGCGTGGGGCGTGTGTTGGCCCCCAACGTCAATATGTGGGAATTGGCCCGCCCCCTGATTGAAGACTGGATGGTCAAAGAACTGGGGCCGGAAGGCAAACTGCGTGATGTGGTGTCGGACACCACGACGACCCTGGCCAAACTGCCGCGCTTGATTGACAGCGTGGATGCGGCGGCGGCTCAAATACGGCGGCAGGGCCTCAAGCTGGACCCGGAAACCGCCGCTGCCATCCGGGGCCGGGCTCCAGGCCGGTCGCGCATCAATTGGTGGCCCTGGGCGATTGCCGCTGTTGCCGTCCTGTTGTGGGTTTCGGGTTAA